The genomic interval GCAACATAGAcgtctaacttttcctttttttgagggtccagtttgtgacTCGATGTCAGAATTagtgtgtcacgatagaccttcatccatataatcgaggtaagtgcataatttattttttccccttttatttggagtgctattgcgaccacattctaccccattttggagagtaggcctatatatttgaCTAGTATTACACTGACAAGTCCTGGGCTAGTAACATTGATTAGTATAATAATAAGCagattaaatattaaaatataatgataataataaaaatagagaTCTAATAGCCAATAGGGGCTATTATTCTTCCATTGTTCCAAATTCTCCCCAACATCAATTTGATCCCCTTAATGTCACCTGCCCAGCTACCCTATTGATGGAATAAACCTCTTTATTTCCTGGGATTCTCCCTAACGAGTAGGTCCCCTAACACTAATGAAATTCTGTTTCGTCTTGTAAAACGTTCAAGAAcatggaaaatgtattgtcaaatgcccttcacaTGCTTCATGAGAATTGTGACAATGAGCCTTTGTCCGAATTGGTGAATCAAATCAGCAAcatcgtcctggactctggacaataACATATTTGCCATTTTTTGTCAGCTCTGAAACTAAAGGATGAACTGCTGTTCTAGTTCACCAATTTTCAACTACTGACCTCCCAGCTGTCCATTGTCattttactgtgttcttgaatttgTCTTGCATGGCGGTGCAAAAACTTGCTGCTAACTTTACTACTGCGCTGTAAAGACTTGTACTTTCgttttttttgtttctattaTGAGTAACTGTGCTTTGCTCTTCAGATTCTGTGAAGAGTGCCTTGCTCCCTTCCTCTCCGTGGTTTCACCCAGCTGCCCTTTATGCCGTGTGACCTTTAAACCCAAGGAGAGAAGCAGGGCAAAGGATCTGGAGAAACAGATGGCATCCATCAAAGATTCTTGTATAGGTTGCAAAAAGAAGGTACAGTACATTGCATTGCAGGGCATCATTGGCTTTCCATTGAGGTTCTTCTAAAATTGGATGTGGAACAAGATTTTAGTGACTGtattaaaatattgaattatttcttGAGCTCTGTGATATTTCCTTTTTGGTTTTGCCTGTTTTTTTCAACGTGTAGTTTGTTGTTCGAATATTTTGCTTCAGTACATAAATGTCTACAATGtgtttatttcataattctcAGAGCTCAAGGGGACTTGTTCAGTTACTGTTCCAAAAAGTTGTAACAGCTCTAGGCTTTTAAGCACATTGTTTACATTAAGTTATTTATAGTATGTTTAGGGCAAATGGCattaaagaaagagaaaattataTAGGTTctctaaaaatattgtttttattaaacaaggTATCTATTACTGGTACTTAATATGAAATAGAGTTGAAATTATGACTGGAATGCAATGCATGACCATATTGATTGATGGAGAATgatatttgttcaataattgTAGATTTACACTTACAAAGGCATCATCTACAGGTATGTATGTCTTTAACTCCTTATTCCTCTTGGACTTAGGAAGATTTTGtggtttgctttttttataatCCATTCAGATGAATTTATCAAAGTTGAGACAGCACACCGTGTCATGTAGACATGTGGATGATGCGGATAAACCTAAATCAAGTTTCCAACCTGTCGGTAATACTTCACAGAAACCACCAAGGTAAGTTACCTGCTAGCATATATCGCTAGTCATTATACACTGTACGTGATGTAATGTAAATGTCCAATGAAACCTGTGTATAAAGACTACCCAAAAGAGATTTTAAAAATGGTCATTATGGACAGGTTTCTATCTAGCATTTCTTATGAGAACAATATGGGAAGctgactatacagtgcgtcccacaaaaaacgaaactgaGATTTACCGATGATTTATCACAACTtcatcataaatacaatagacaaatgacctaccaatggaaagcttagaatctcctttttcatctgaaattacttagattattcctcattcacgcatgagtgagcaaaaacaatttgaagaaaggataccaaaaactcatttggcagggggtatctgaatttcaaaaagaaattcacatgcctgaaaagttcaatatctgctctttcatttgataccttaatcacagaaaatggtcaaaaagTGAAAAAGTTCTGTTGCCTCGAAACAATGCtggtatttccataatttcatgaaataaacgtgttttcatcggtttcccacagaagctatcgcacgcttaacaaaagacttaatgcatggctgatcgtcaacaaaacaaagtgtcaagtgagtttggacgcaagcctgtaaaacctcttcattttatgaaattgttgaaattcaagccttactGGTacttcaaataaccagaactttgttatttattgaccattttctgtaattgaggtatcaaattaaagagcagatattgaactttataaaaatgtggttttctttttgaaacccagatacagcccgccaagtgactttttggtatcccctcttcaaattgtttttgctcactcatgcgtgaatgagaattTATCTAAGTAATTttaaatgaaagaggagattctataaagctttacaatggtaggtcatttgtctattgtatttgtgattaagttacgataaatcattgataaatgtcggtttcgtttttttgtgggacgcactgtatgtcCTCTATTGGCATGTTATTTAAAAGTGAGATAGTTCCTTTTCGAGAAAACCAGTTTACACACCTTATTAAAATCCTTGAGACAAAGTGATGAGGTTTAATTACTCTTCACTCAATGATTCCATCTGTGAGCAGCAGAATACTTTATGAGATCGATGCCGcattataaaatgtatttacagATAGCATACTGAAGGTCATTATGTTTTGCAGTCTTCATGCAAGCTTCCATTTAAAGCACCTTGGTTCATAAATTATCAAGTTCAAGCTGGATGTTTAGACCCGTCTATTGGTGGTAGtaactatacacaacaaaaaaagtaagtccccccttgaacaaacatcaataatttccgaaccaatgcgagtttttgatatatttttacatgagcgtgtaggtaattttataagctaccttctgagtaaatgttatgaacgtattttacgtcatgcttcagtgagcacagtCGGAAAGcaaaaatatcacttttcaaaagtcacaagccaaatgtcatgactttgattccattttataggaactgattccacattctcatcatgaaaaatagtcagaaggcttgtaaaggtactttctaaaagacggtataacttttttggctaaatttcacggttgaataaacacaagtccaaatttgctataatttgattttttacacatttttatcaataaaaatgatcgaatatgaagtatttttgggaagagtgtCTTCAACAATAtgcatcgtttcacggttcaatgaacatttattgaaaacaaaaaatacgattttcaaataccataggcaagtattgtgtcattttggtaactgaaactgatcttttatcaattttttcgttatgttcatgagcaattaacatgcttcaataattcaaaggcgtttaattaaacattcacgcttgaatgaacacgtggaatgtgattagctcttttttacattattggaaaaaaatgcaatttgtaactatggatatctgtcacaaacctccttgcatggttcatttgatttgatttttatgaaaatcccgatgcttaatgcatcagtgagcacacaatattcgaaaattatgcaaatgggaagaaagttcaaggccttggccccactctgtgccgtatcgaattgttattttggtttgcgcgccttttggatagtgtcaccctgaagccatgtgcgaagtttcatgaaataactgttggcaaaagtaacaaaaaccgtccatgaaacaaacccttatttcatatttgttcaaattttgacttcctctctcatagacttgtgtacataagggtgcatatgtttaagaataagtaaccccttattaaatatggtggaactttttttcaaggctgtctttagcaatgtcatttggcagtaatgtttatcaacctatgggcagaattctgtgcaaaaatgaaatggatttgtttattcatggatgagtgagcacgcatcaaagtgggaaaatgtgtattttcaatgtcacagactcattttaaagggtaataagttgaatattgggggcaaattcggtttcaaatgtgactttaattgctgttgtttttatcaaccatcatttctatcaccacacactttccgaacttttaaaattttcatggttgaacgagcacattcgaaaacttaggaatgaatactctttatactgcataaatgtattcttttcctaacaatttctcatgatcagtttaattcatGGACAAATCAGGGGGGTatccagaatttaaaaatgggggaggggtctATAATCGGGgtagccaccaacattttcaaattttaataagacctaacaagttgtagaggatactaccaaaaacccctatgatgatacgtcacaatacaggggccgcggaacggttttcaaagtgtgggggaggggctgagcaaaaagtgggggggggggcgatcatgcaaaaaatcacaatcgtatggtcaattttacatatttgtacatgcttttggaaaaaagtgggggcccccagcccacccccccccccactccgcttctgcggcccctaaaatattgtgctcactcaaccatgaacatacgatatcaaaattgtgtgttgagtggctaaatgatggatagtaatacagcattaacaccataaaattcacctaaaaacaacttttgcccaactttgtatttgcacaatctgaaaaacgactcttgtgactttaaaaaattgtcattttttattcaatttttgatTATTCATGCATTATTCAACCGATCAATCTAATTTTTctccaggagttgcttaataaGTGTAAAAAActacctacgaaatatcatatctcaaaataattccgttcaaaagttacagcaatttgatttaggggggacttactttttttgttgtgtatatatcatGCATTGATATGACTTTCAATCCTTTCTTCAGCAACCTACCGAACCGATCCACCTTCCAGTGTCCTATCTGTGGTGCAAAGAACCTCGACTGTGATGCTCTAAGAAGACACTGCAACAAGGAACATAAGTACAATGACACACCAGTGGTATGTCCCGTATGTGCCTCTATGCCGTGGGGAGACCCCAATTATGAAAGCACTAACTTTCTACACCATATGAACCTCAGGCATCAGTTCGAGTATGATACTTATGTGGTAAGTGGTTCTCTTGTTTAAACGCTAATACTTGTTTGTTATATTACTGATCCTTGTAATAAATATAACAAATGTTTATAAGCAAGATGAGCATCTAGCCAGAGCACATGTTTGAAAGCATGAAATGCTATGAAATGGAAACATATAAAATGTTTATTCAGTAGAAGAATAATAATTGATGGATTTCTTTTATGAACATATATGCCATGGTTGcgtgcttacaagcattcatgctttcttagcaatcaggtaaataATCACCACAACCAATATGTATGCCATATATGTAGGGCTTCAATATGTGCATGACTATCCATGATCATTTTGCACaagttcaggtcacatgatcaaggtcaaaagtcatttagggtcaataacttggtattttgttatcatatgaatggtgtttcttgtgaatgatttattcatcttcattgttttcaaagtcagcactgctgctatattgaattgcgttgTACAGGCGAGattgccagaggcgttccacttgtatgtaaaaaaaaccacccatataatttatttcaattgggcacacaatcaaaataaaattgttatgtAAAATCACAAAATCGATCTATTAGAACACATATTTATTCCATATCCTTCACATCACAGCTGTTTCAGGGTATAAACCTTCATGTAATCTAGTAATGAATTGGAATAATGACCTTCACTTTTGGAGGGATTTGCCAAAACCAAATATAAGCTTTAAGTTTTCATAAACagacaaataaaatagaagcttggttacatgtattttgatcaGGATTCATAGAATTcatttgataattttcaaagttattattTCTATGCAAGATTGGAttgtttttatatcattgtttgAGAGCTGTGCAGTCGGTTACTGTTAGTATACTTGTGTGTGTAACTCTGCAGTTATAGCATTTATTTTCAGCAGCTACTACTCTCactatatctttcttttttaatgagatagtaaaGTTTCCGAAAATACATATCCTACAGTTTTTCATGCATTCGGATCAAGATATTTGTAGTACCTGCAATTGTATAAATTTGCTGTGCTTTATTTCTGTAGGATTACAATAAACAAGAAGATGAAGTTCTAAAACAAGTGCTTGCAGCATCAATGGCAGACAAGtagctacagtacatgtaaaagacagacagattgaCAAGGACAGGTATAAAACATTGAAAGACGGAGAAGgtcagagaaagagagatagaggcATACAGACAGACAGATCGGGGTTaaaagagaaagacagagaagcGTACTCATCCGCAGGTCAAATGAGAAAGAAGACAGGATGAATGAATGTCGGATTTAATGTTCAAAAGCATCATAGAGTTCTTGTGCAGGACTGGACACCTTTGACATTAGTGATGTCGTTGAAGGATTCATCAAGCATTTCTCGACCACTGCAGGAGAGTGATTGTTTTGTGCAGCAGCACGGGTGTGATGCGCCAGCTTGTAGAAATAGCCTGTGCATGGGCTTGAGATGACAGTCTATACATGGAGAGATACACCTCATTTCAAATTAACAGAAATGAATGCTGGATATATGCGCTCATTGATGCCATCTTATACCAGTCCATTCAATGGTCAGCAGGTGAAGTTTTTCTTATCAAGAGGCAAGAGAGCACATGAATATTCTATGGTTCTCAATAGTTTTCTGGTCGTTATGTAATGAAAGTCATCACTCGTGTCGACATTTGATATAAgacaatatatttattagaacgaAAGGAGAAATAAGACATATTGGAAATTTTGCTACTGGTTGTATACAATGGAGTTTTGAGATCAACAAACTCCTCATTTTGGACCAGGTGAGGGTGTGCTGTTGAAGCTCATTGGTGGTGTCGCATCAGTggatgtgaattttttttttttttaagagagagATTATAGAtatttattataacaaatgGTTTGATAAtcttgtgtatacatgtattaaggGTGGTGCATGTGCTCCTAATTGAGAGCAGTGTGTGTAATACGATCAAGCAATGCACAGTCTTGGGGAGATGATGGCTTGTATTCTCAAAAGATGTTTAAATTGAACCATGGTACAAGACAGTGGAGGACAATGCCGATTTCTAATTTAACCACGCATGAATTTAACCCTCTTTGCCTAAAGCAGGCATTTATAATTGGAGTTTTCTTAGTGTACATCATGAAATAAGAGTAATAACATGCACAAAATCTGCATCGTCCATGGTTTTGTAcgaattgtaccatggtacacttgaaacctcttttgaaaatgaagagctcacttgcaaaaggggttaggtccatttttcatcaaatttgatttttttggtctcaatgtatagatttttagtagctctataagatgataccaaagaaaagttgaaattcctattaaaaagtgatcaaaaatggtaaagaaaaatcacttttttttcaaaaggggttaggtccatttcagtttagttgcaaaagggattaggtccacaccaaatttttttggaaaagaatattttaaaaagtatgaataaaggtagatttcttttatacccaattttatgttatcATGGTAGGAattcttgaaaatttagtttcacataagaatatgcaatataggagaattaaaaaaaatgattttcttggagtggacctaaccccttttgcaaacaaactcttctaaagagctcatttgtcaaaaggggttaggtccattgttcataaattttattgttttctgtctcaaaacctctaaatttttagtcgctttgatgaaaacaaagaaaatttgaaatttacatgaaaacgtgaaaaaaagtggcaaagaaaaatcacttttttaatcaaaatagattagattcatttcagtttacttgcaaaagggcttaggtccacaatgataattttttaaagaatttatagaaaaaaattgaagacgggtagatttcttttatacccaattttatgttcacatgatagggtaagtacatcatgacaatttagtttctcataagaatattgcagtaagtgagaataaaaaacatggtttttctcagaatggtccaaagtggacctaagcccttttgcaactaaactcttcaaatatAGGTTAACATATCTACAATAGGTGATTTCCGAACCATTGCTTACGTTACATATCCAGAGCATTGAATAAACCCTTTTGTAATGTGTATGCAATCCGGACACTTGGCATTTTTGTGaagtgtgtacatgtaaatacaatcATTCCATCCACAATGTACGTTTAATTAAAGTCTTGTACTTCGTAAGTAAGAATACAAACTGTATCGCATCTGTTATGCATCAATAGGTCAGGCAAGGCAAAATTTTGTGTTGACCCAGCTATTCCAATTCACCTTCATAACTTGTAGACTATACAGTATTGTGATTTATATTGGGTGAATTAAAACTTCAAAAAGTCAGTTGTATCCAGGGATGTATCATAAAGCTTTCAGTAAAGATAGATATTACTTTATGTATCAGCACAAAAGAGTTCTAAAGCTGAAAATATATAGtgacatttttcacattttttttacaacacaACACTTCTCAtgcaaattagatttttttatcaCCACAATTCAATTGACGTCATTGGACGtacatttgaattttctttcTGTGTTAGGAGATAGTGTGGGAGTGTAATTTGGATGTTGCAGGTCTTATTGAATGTCGTGTATGAATTCACActtaacattttgaaatattctcGGGTACTAGTAATCTACAAAGACATTTGCATTCAATCTGGATTGCATACATGTACGGAACTGAGCGAGGTAATATTTATTTCCTGATGAACTAGAAATCATGAAGAAGGTATCTACTGTATTTTTGTATACAAAATCAACTCGTATTTGAATCATGTCATTTAATATATTGCTGTAAATGTATAAGATGACATCATGAAGTTATATGTGTTTCTTTTTATGATAAGGTAGTATATTTATTGACCAACTattacatgtacgtgtacaCTGCATAAAACTTGCAAGGAACAGTACTTTTACATCTCTGTTTTTTGACATGTGCATGTAAAGTACATTTAAGGATTACTACATTCATGAACTATTTAAAAACAACACACTTATAAATGTACACAAACATGTACAAAGGTGTAC from Lytechinus pictus isolate F3 Inbred chromosome 2, Lp3.0, whole genome shotgun sequence carries:
- the LOC129254012 gene encoding E3 ubiquitin-protein ligase RNF166-like isoform X1 — protein: MVDLCLGKRHCIMASSSSSNPVEACKCSICLDFFLKPTRIPCNHVFCEECLAPFLSVVSPSCPLCRVTFKPKERSRAKDLEKQMASIKDSCIGCKKKMNLSKLRQHTVSCRHVDDADKPKSSFQPVGNTSQKPPSNLPNRSTFQCPICGAKNLDCDALRRHCNKEHKYNDTPVVCPVCASMPWGDPNYESTNFLHHMNLRHQFEYDTYVDYNKQEDEVLKQVLAASMADK
- the LOC129254012 gene encoding E3 ubiquitin-protein ligase RNF166-like isoform X2, whose product is MTDFSIIQRIFFNNSGPRFCEECLAPFLSVVSPSCPLCRVTFKPKERSRAKDLEKQMASIKDSCIGCKKKMNLSKLRQHTVSCRHVDDADKPKSSFQPVGNTSQKPPSNLPNRSTFQCPICGAKNLDCDALRRHCNKEHKYNDTPVVCPVCASMPWGDPNYESTNFLHHMNLRHQFEYDTYVDYNKQEDEVLKQVLAASMADK